From Ignavibacteriales bacterium, a single genomic window includes:
- a CDS encoding DUF3276 family protein, with protein MENTYKDEIFTKRVRAGKRTYFFDVKSTKSEKDFYITITESKRVGEEEYEKHKIFLYKEDFEKFSDALDETVDYVQGKLLVLAEPGNGELVAEKQE; from the coding sequence TTGGAAAACACGTATAAAGACGAAATCTTCACGAAACGGGTGCGGGCCGGCAAGCGGACGTATTTCTTTGATGTGAAGTCCACGAAATCTGAGAAGGATTTCTACATCACCATTACCGAGAGCAAGCGCGTGGGGGAAGAGGAGTACGAGAAACACAAGATTTTCCTCTATAAAGAAGATTTCGAGAAATTCAGTGACGCATTGGATGAAACGGTCGATTACGTCCAGGGTAAGCTGCTCGTGCTTGCCGAACCGGGAAATGGCGAGCTTGTTGCAGAGAAGCAGGAATAA
- a CDS encoding ATP-binding protein, which yields MPTPSPQMDALHASAIFKGLSEVDLQSIASLLKVESYETGSVLIDIDSTVDHVCVVGKGRIKISRFTSYGEETTLNILGQGNIVGEFGVVDERGRSARATCLEPTVVYVLTALQFDDLLSHNPIIARNVLKEFTIRLRQANDNIVRQLETERSHTVLQLEKLSKLIEASKSVNSTLDLDKLLGLILDAAVKSTDADRGTVYLVDSIKQELWSKVFGGENMIEIRLPIGKGIAGAVAQLGETINIPDAYSDPRFNADVDKRSGYHTRNILCMPMKNKDGTIIGVFQLLNKDDGPFTPDDEHFIDAFSAHASVAIENARLAQEMVANERLSAVGRMASTIIHDIKNPMGTLRVYAQVMKKKSGNDEAAKLADEMIHQVDRFVNMTQEILDFTRGVSSTNIQELDFGETMGAVLDFIEKDLSKNNVQLVRDTQFQGQIKMDQDKMVRVFYNLASNARDAMPQGGALTVSTAPSNGYVKIEFKDSGTGMPEEVRKRIFEPFMTYGKKHGTGLGMSIVKKVIDDHQGKIEIDSEMGKGTTIRILLPV from the coding sequence ATGCCCACCCCAAGTCCGCAGATGGATGCACTGCACGCATCTGCTATTTTTAAAGGACTCAGCGAAGTCGATCTGCAATCAATAGCCTCTCTCTTGAAAGTCGAGAGCTACGAGACCGGGTCGGTCTTGATCGATATTGATTCTACAGTCGACCATGTCTGCGTTGTGGGCAAGGGGAGGATCAAGATTTCCCGCTTCACCTCATACGGCGAAGAGACCACGCTCAATATTCTCGGTCAAGGCAACATCGTCGGCGAGTTTGGTGTGGTTGATGAACGCGGCCGGTCGGCCCGTGCGACCTGCCTCGAACCTACCGTTGTCTACGTTCTCACCGCTCTTCAATTCGATGATCTGCTTTCGCACAATCCGATCATTGCACGCAATGTCCTGAAGGAGTTTACGATTCGTCTGCGTCAGGCGAACGACAACATCGTCCGCCAGCTCGAGACCGAACGCTCCCATACGGTTCTGCAGCTGGAGAAGCTCTCCAAGCTGATCGAGGCCAGCAAGAGTGTGAACTCTACGCTCGATCTCGACAAGCTGCTCGGTCTGATTCTCGATGCCGCGGTCAAAAGCACTGATGCAGACCGAGGAACCGTCTATCTCGTCGATTCCATCAAGCAGGAGTTGTGGTCCAAGGTCTTCGGCGGAGAAAATATGATCGAGATCCGTCTGCCGATCGGCAAGGGAATCGCCGGGGCAGTGGCGCAGCTCGGAGAGACGATCAATATTCCCGATGCGTACAGCGATCCACGCTTCAACGCGGACGTTGACAAACGCTCGGGGTACCACACCCGCAATATTCTCTGCATGCCGATGAAGAACAAGGATGGCACCATCATCGGTGTGTTCCAGCTGCTGAACAAGGATGATGGTCCGTTCACACCTGACGATGAGCACTTCATCGATGCATTCTCGGCGCACGCGTCGGTCGCCATCGAGAATGCCCGCCTCGCGCAGGAAATGGTCGCCAACGAACGGTTGTCGGCTGTCGGACGTATGGCCAGCACCATTATCCATGACATCAAGAACCCGATGGGAACCCTGCGCGTCTATGCTCAGGTGATGAAAAAGAAGTCGGGGAACGATGAAGCAGCGAAGCTCGCAGACGAGATGATCCATCAGGTCGACCGGTTCGTAAACATGACGCAGGAAATCCTGGATTTCACACGCGGCGTCAGTTCGACGAACATCCAGGAACTGGATTTCGGGGAGACGATGGGGGCTGTGCTCGATTTTATCGAGAAGGACCTCAGCAAGAACAACGTGCAGCTCGTGCGCGATACGCAATTCCAGGGTCAAATCAAAATGGATCAGGACAAGATGGTCAGGGTGTTCTACAACCTGGCGAGCAACGCGCGCGATGCGATGCCGCAGGGTGGAGCGCTCACCGTCTCGACGGCACCAAGCAACGGCTATGTGAAGATCGAATTCAAAGACTCAGGCACCGGCATGCCGGAAGAAGTCAGGAAGCGAATCTTCGAGCCCTTCATGACCTATGGCAAGAAACATGGCACCGGTCTCGGCATGTCGATCGTCAAAAAGGTCATCGATGATCATCAGGGCAAAATCGAGATCGATAGCGAAATGGGCAAAGGCACTACAATCCGGATTCTCCTTCCTGTCTGA
- the larC gene encoding nickel pincer cofactor biosynthesis protein LarC, whose amino-acid sequence MRIAYFDTLAGISGDMTLGAFLSAGVPLDVLINELKKLNVSGYEVSAAHIKRNGIGATKVDVVISDAPSYHRHLSNINAIIENSSLSATVQGYAKKIFYEVAVAEAAVHSSTVEKVHFHEVGAIDSIVDIVGTAICLEQLGIERVYSSPVKVGSGGVVHTQHGTMPVPTPATMEILKGYPIVLSEIPFELTTPTGAAIIKALSAGTMPFEQIRIRSIGYGAGTRELQAIPNLLRLIIGDIADERERDEVLSIETNIDDMNPEILPYVIEKLMGAGALDAFLIPIVMKKGRSAHLLSVLAGRETLDAMLGILFQETSTLGVRIQHVERRKLPRSQRQVHTSLGTMTVKSVTVEGHERLIPEFEECRRIAIEKNIPLTEVYKILEFEIRK is encoded by the coding sequence ATGAGAATAGCATACTTCGACACCCTCGCTGGCATCAGCGGTGACATGACACTCGGTGCATTCCTGAGCGCAGGCGTGCCCCTCGATGTCTTGATCAATGAACTGAAGAAACTCAACGTCTCCGGCTACGAAGTATCTGCAGCGCACATCAAACGAAACGGGATCGGAGCGACAAAAGTCGACGTCGTGATCTCGGATGCTCCATCCTACCATCGCCATCTCTCCAACATCAACGCGATCATTGAGAACAGCAGCCTCAGCGCGACCGTACAGGGGTACGCCAAGAAAATATTCTATGAGGTCGCTGTCGCAGAAGCTGCCGTGCACAGTTCCACAGTCGAGAAAGTGCACTTTCATGAAGTGGGGGCAATTGATTCCATCGTCGATATCGTCGGTACCGCGATCTGCCTCGAACAGCTGGGCATCGAACGGGTGTACTCTTCACCCGTCAAAGTCGGCAGCGGCGGTGTCGTACACACCCAGCATGGCACGATGCCCGTGCCAACACCTGCAACGATGGAGATTCTCAAGGGCTACCCAATTGTCCTGAGCGAAATTCCCTTCGAGCTTACGACACCCACGGGCGCCGCAATCATCAAGGCCCTCTCCGCCGGCACCATGCCTTTCGAGCAGATTCGTATTCGTTCCATTGGGTACGGTGCCGGAACGCGCGAGCTGCAGGCGATTCCGAACCTGCTCCGACTGATCATCGGCGATATCGCAGACGAACGTGAACGCGACGAGGTGCTCTCGATCGAGACCAACATTGACGACATGAACCCGGAAATCCTCCCCTATGTCATCGAGAAACTGATGGGGGCAGGAGCGCTTGATGCTTTCCTGATTCCGATCGTCATGAAGAAAGGGCGATCAGCGCACCTGCTCTCTGTTCTTGCAGGCCGGGAGACGCTTGACGCGATGCTTGGAATTCTTTTCCAGGAGACATCGACGCTCGGCGTCCGCATTCAGCATGTCGAGAGAAGAAAGCTCCCTCGTTCGCAGCGACAGGTGCACACTTCGCTGGGTACGATGACCGTCAAGTCCGTCACCGTCGAAGGCCATGAGCGGCTGATACCGGAATTCGAGGAATGCAGGCGGATCGCGATTGAAAAGAACATCCCGTTGACTGAAGTCTACAAGATCCTCGAATTCGAAATCAGGAAATAA
- a CDS encoding Crp/Fnr family transcriptional regulator, whose product MAKRIILNQPSAARHTTNSRKPVMALSFLQNVPIFADLEDPELKKIEKLGLRKKYKKGNIVVLEKEMGAALFVIVSGKVKIVRTDEDGREVILSIFGPGEFFGEMSLLDGLARSASVVALAKAELFMIHRRDFLKLLHEHPQVAISLLGELTTRLRKADTQIKSLSLKDASGRVANVILMLADDIGVFRKGKVEIDELPLQQDMANMAGTSRETVSRMLHQFVREGHLQLEGNKLTINDYDEFRKQYL is encoded by the coding sequence GTGGCGAAGCGCATCATCCTAAATCAGCCATCTGCAGCCCGGCACACAACGAACTCCCGAAAACCGGTTATGGCATTGAGTTTCCTACAAAACGTCCCCATTTTTGCTGATCTCGAAGACCCCGAGCTGAAGAAGATTGAGAAGCTCGGCCTTCGGAAGAAATACAAGAAGGGCAATATTGTTGTCCTCGAAAAGGAAATGGGGGCAGCACTTTTTGTCATAGTATCGGGAAAAGTCAAAATCGTCCGTACAGACGAAGATGGTCGGGAGGTTATCCTTTCCATTTTCGGCCCTGGCGAGTTTTTCGGGGAAATGTCACTTCTCGACGGCCTTGCGCGATCGGCGAGTGTGGTTGCGCTGGCGAAGGCCGAGTTGTTCATGATTCACCGCCGCGATTTCTTGAAGTTGTTACATGAACATCCTCAGGTAGCTATCTCTCTCCTTGGTGAGCTCACGACGCGCCTCCGCAAGGCGGATACGCAGATCAAGAGCCTCTCACTCAAAGATGCCTCCGGCCGTGTCGCAAACGTCATCCTCATGCTCGCGGATGACATCGGCGTTTTCCGCAAAGGAAAAGTCGAGATCGACGAGTTGCCGCTTCAGCAGGACATGGCAAATATGGCCGGGACCTCACGCGAGACAGTCTCTCGTATGCTCCATCAATTTGTTCGGGAGGGGCATTTGCAGCTGGAGGGGAATAAATTGACGATCAACGATTACGACGAGTTTCGCAAGCAGTATCTCTGA
- a CDS encoding histone deacetylase — protein sequence MSSLGLIYHPDYLKHVTGSGHPERSQRLEVLVQHLLSTPFWGSMTHLRPSPAPAEFIHLVHPERHTSMVKIRCQMGEHILDDGDTHVCKDSYDISVLAAGGVVQAIDEVVAGTMTRAFCAVRPPGHHAESSKVMGFCLFNNVAIGARYAQKKYGVERIAIVDWDVHHGNGTQQIFYDDDSVLFISLHQFPFYPGTGAASERGSGRGEGFTLNCPMGAGSVEKDYLDAFQAQVLPALHRFQPQLLMISAGFDAHTEDPIAGINLKDESYRRMTELLLDISGKYCGGKVVSVLEGGYNVEALARSVECHLKAML from the coding sequence ATGAGCAGCCTCGGACTCATTTATCATCCCGACTACCTGAAACACGTCACCGGCAGCGGCCACCCGGAACGATCCCAGCGGCTGGAAGTCCTCGTGCAGCATCTGCTGTCCACGCCGTTCTGGGGATCGATGACTCATCTCCGGCCCTCTCCCGCCCCCGCTGAATTCATCCACCTGGTTCATCCCGAACGACACACATCAATGGTCAAGATTCGGTGCCAGATGGGTGAGCATATCCTCGATGATGGCGACACTCATGTGTGCAAAGACTCGTATGATATCTCGGTCCTTGCGGCAGGCGGTGTCGTTCAGGCGATTGATGAAGTGGTTGCGGGCACGATGACGCGCGCTTTCTGTGCTGTGAGGCCTCCGGGTCATCACGCTGAGTCCTCGAAAGTCATGGGCTTTTGTTTGTTCAACAACGTCGCGATCGGCGCGCGCTACGCACAGAAGAAGTACGGCGTCGAACGAATCGCCATCGTCGATTGGGACGTCCATCATGGAAACGGAACTCAACAGATTTTTTACGACGACGACTCCGTTCTGTTCATCAGTCTTCATCAATTTCCATTCTATCCCGGTACGGGGGCAGCGAGCGAACGCGGCTCCGGCCGCGGTGAAGGCTTCACGCTGAACTGCCCGATGGGGGCGGGAAGCGTGGAAAAAGATTACCTCGACGCCTTCCAGGCACAAGTCCTCCCGGCGTTGCACCGATTCCAACCGCAGCTTCTTATGATCTCTGCCGGTTTCGACGCCCACACGGAGGACCCCATTGCGGGGATCAACCTGAAAGACGAATCCTATCGTCGGATGACGGAACTCCTGCTTGATATCAGCGGGAAGTATTGCGGGGGGAAAGTCGTTTCGGTGCTGGAAGGGGGCTACAACGTGGAGGCGCTCGCACGGAGCGTCGAGTGTCACCTCAAGGCAATGTTGTAG
- a CDS encoding macro domain-containing protein, which yields MKIHVGKGEITVLRGDIADQDTDAIVNAANNHLWMGAGVAGAIKRKGGVVIEQEAMARGPVEIGSAVSTSAGTLKAKRVIHAAVMGQDLHTDIDLIRNATRSSFVVAEQEGLTSVSLPALGTGVGGFSLYRCASLMIGEALDFMIRTAVVREVRFVLFDAEAFEIFEKELKNRFTLHRHS from the coding sequence ATGAAAATCCACGTCGGCAAGGGCGAGATTACGGTACTCCGCGGCGACATCGCTGATCAGGACACTGACGCAATCGTCAATGCGGCGAACAATCACCTCTGGATGGGTGCCGGTGTGGCAGGAGCTATCAAGCGGAAGGGGGGCGTGGTCATTGAACAGGAAGCGATGGCGCGTGGGCCTGTCGAGATTGGTTCGGCCGTCTCGACCTCAGCAGGGACATTGAAGGCAAAGCGGGTCATTCACGCTGCCGTGATGGGTCAGGACCTTCACACGGATATTGACCTTATCCGGAATGCCACCCGCAGCAGTTTTGTAGTCGCCGAACAAGAGGGATTGACCTCAGTCTCACTTCCTGCACTTGGCACAGGTGTTGGCGGCTTTTCTCTCTACCGTTGCGCGAGCCTGATGATCGGTGAGGCACTTGACTTCATGATCCGCACCGCCGTTGTTCGCGAAGTCCGCTTTGTGCTGTTTGACGCAGAAGCCTTTGAGATTTTTGAGAAGGAACTGAAGAACCGGTTTACTCTACACCGTCATTCGTAG
- a CDS encoding alpha/beta fold hydrolase, producing MLLDLLHTAVRRRFRALGFRSCTLESRVGRLHYLLRDHAGPETSLILVHGMGTSSSTWLKTLPLLKRDYRIMALDLPGFGFSTVRSAGGFCTLEEHVGALTDVLDAVEETPFILVGHSFGGWVSALYASRHPERVRHLVLVDTAGVYYRGVERLRDLFTLNSVSDTRHLLNNLWYRYPWYFKPFAGSIYRELRRRGMNELVDSIDTTGFLVEELARLTMPVSIIWGRQDTVISPESVKVLTKFVPHARVEFIGRCGHVPQLERPVEFVSVLETMLGEQSDELA from the coding sequence ATGCTGCTCGATCTTCTCCATACAGCCGTTCGTCGAAGGTTCCGTGCGCTCGGGTTCCGGAGCTGCACGCTCGAATCGCGCGTCGGGCGTCTTCATTATCTTCTTCGGGATCACGCCGGCCCGGAGACAAGCCTGATTTTGGTTCACGGAATGGGGACCTCCTCGAGCACGTGGCTGAAGACGCTGCCGCTTCTCAAGAGGGATTATCGCATCATGGCGCTGGATCTGCCAGGCTTTGGATTCTCGACTGTGAGGAGCGCCGGTGGTTTTTGCACGCTGGAGGAGCACGTGGGAGCATTGACGGATGTACTTGATGCCGTCGAAGAAACACCGTTCATCCTGGTCGGGCATTCGTTCGGTGGCTGGGTCAGCGCGCTGTATGCCTCACGCCATCCTGAACGTGTGCGTCACCTTGTGCTTGTGGATACTGCGGGAGTGTACTACCGCGGAGTTGAAAGACTAAGGGATCTGTTCACGTTGAATTCAGTCAGCGACACCCGGCATCTTCTGAACAACCTTTGGTACCGGTATCCGTGGTACTTCAAACCCTTCGCCGGATCGATCTACCGTGAGCTGCGGCGTCGCGGAATGAACGAGCTTGTTGACTCGATTGACACCACTGGTTTTCTCGTGGAAGAACTTGCCCGGCTTACGATGCCGGTGAGCATCATCTGGGGACGGCAGGACACCGTGATCTCTCCGGAAAGCGTCAAGGTACTCACGAAATTCGTCCCTCACGCACGGGTTGAGTTCATCGGCCGCTGTGGGCATGTTCCGCAGCTCGAGAGGCCGGTGGAGTTTGTCTCCGTTCTTGAAACGATGCTGGGAGAGCAGAGCGATGAACTGGCTTGA
- a CDS encoding PHP domain-containing protein produces MSQQVESGNQGDVPSSSFSSAGRADLHTHTIHSDGALVPFDLIQRAHSAGLEVLSITDHDNIGALDEGIEWGKSLGMEVISGLELSVSLGEKDVHVLAYFIDHRNQDLLDYLIFFRRERLKRAERMVQKLNKINVPLKLEAVLEQAGIGSVGRPHVANALLDGGFVGAYHEAFEKYIGNSGPAFEKKYQLSPADAFKLINKAGGLSFLAHPGKHTSELDLAQLIKNGLDGIEVIHPAHDEKLREYYRGLVNHYFLLESGGSDFHGGKKNDDHTLGVYSVPMHVVETMRSRLFS; encoded by the coding sequence ATGTCGCAGCAGGTGGAGTCTGGGAACCAGGGAGACGTTCCTTCGTCATCCTTTTCCTCAGCAGGCCGCGCAGATCTGCACACACATACAATACACTCGGACGGCGCTCTCGTACCCTTTGATTTGATACAACGGGCCCATAGCGCAGGACTCGAAGTTCTCTCCATCACCGATCACGACAACATCGGTGCTCTCGATGAAGGTATCGAATGGGGAAAGAGCCTGGGCATGGAAGTGATCTCCGGCCTTGAGTTGAGTGTTTCTCTTGGTGAGAAAGATGTGCATGTTCTCGCGTATTTCATTGATCACCGGAATCAGGATCTTCTGGATTATCTGATCTTCTTCCGACGTGAGCGATTGAAGCGCGCTGAGCGGATGGTTCAGAAGCTGAACAAGATCAACGTACCGTTGAAGCTGGAAGCTGTGTTGGAGCAAGCCGGAATCGGGTCAGTGGGCCGACCTCATGTCGCGAATGCCCTCCTTGATGGAGGATTTGTCGGAGCGTACCACGAAGCCTTTGAGAAATACATCGGCAACAGTGGGCCCGCCTTCGAGAAGAAATACCAACTCAGTCCCGCCGATGCGTTCAAGCTGATCAACAAGGCGGGCGGATTGTCCTTTCTTGCGCATCCGGGCAAACACACCAGTGAATTGGATCTAGCGCAGTTGATCAAGAATGGGCTCGATGGGATAGAGGTTATCCATCCCGCCCATGACGAAAAACTGCGGGAATACTACAGGGGACTGGTCAATCATTACTTTTTGCTGGAGAGCGGCGGATCCGATTTCCATGGTGGCAAGAAGAATGATGATCATACGTTGGGTGTGTATTCAGTCCCGATGCACGTTGTTGAAACGATGCGGAGCAGGCTTTTCTCGTGA
- a CDS encoding 3-deoxy-D-manno-octulosonic acid transferase — MQRVWFLVYNTIVVPGFWVLLQIGALLNGKIRRGLRGRKDLFEHLEQEVKLLKKNRRFWFHSSSMGEFEQAKPIIAELRKRYDDIDIIVSFFSPSGYEHSRNYKLADLITYLPFDSAGNARRFLDLVRPSIAIMVRYDIWPNHVWELRKRGVPIVIANATLRKNSSRHYPILKSFHQDVYNQITSILTVSQSDVDAFQNFGLKHPEVHAIGETRYDQVWQRSLDAKTKHLIPAPILRRKKVFVVGSSWDEDEEILLPAFRRIAQHDSNALMILVPHEPTLPTLERLELSLNYTLRAIRFSDLNDYSNENVILVDSIGILMSLYQYADVAYVGGSFRQGIHNVLEPAVYGVPVLYGPKHQNSQEAVELARRGGSFVVTTAEECYLELRRLFNDKKARVRAGGESQKLVQENVGATQRFIEYIETALKH; from the coding sequence ATGCAACGTGTCTGGTTTCTCGTCTATAACACCATCGTCGTTCCAGGCTTCTGGGTTCTCCTTCAGATTGGAGCTCTTCTGAATGGAAAGATCCGCAGAGGACTTCGCGGACGCAAGGACCTCTTCGAGCACCTCGAACAGGAGGTGAAACTCCTCAAGAAGAACCGCCGCTTCTGGTTTCATTCGTCCTCTATGGGCGAGTTCGAACAGGCCAAGCCCATCATCGCCGAACTGCGAAAACGATACGATGACATTGACATCATCGTCAGCTTCTTTTCTCCTTCCGGATACGAACACTCGAGAAACTACAAACTGGCAGATCTCATCACCTACCTTCCTTTTGACAGCGCTGGAAATGCCCGGCGCTTTCTGGACCTTGTGCGGCCATCGATTGCGATCATGGTCCGGTATGACATTTGGCCAAACCACGTCTGGGAGCTGCGAAAACGCGGAGTGCCGATTGTCATTGCAAACGCAACGTTGCGGAAGAACTCATCACGGCACTATCCGATCCTCAAGAGTTTTCACCAAGATGTGTACAATCAGATCACATCCATCCTGACTGTTTCGCAGAGTGATGTCGACGCGTTTCAGAATTTCGGGCTCAAGCACCCTGAGGTGCACGCCATCGGCGAGACGCGGTACGACCAGGTCTGGCAGCGAAGTCTGGATGCCAAAACGAAACACCTGATTCCGGCCCCGATCCTGAGAAGAAAAAAAGTATTCGTCGTCGGGAGCAGCTGGGATGAGGACGAAGAGATCCTTCTCCCCGCATTTCGACGGATTGCCCAGCATGATTCGAATGCACTGATGATTCTTGTGCCACACGAGCCGACCCTTCCGACACTTGAACGTCTGGAGCTGTCGCTCAACTATACCTTGCGTGCCATCCGGTTTTCGGACCTGAATGACTATTCGAATGAGAATGTCATTTTGGTGGACAGCATCGGCATCCTGATGTCACTCTATCAATACGCTGATGTCGCCTACGTCGGCGGGAGCTTCCGTCAGGGCATCCACAATGTGCTTGAACCGGCGGTGTACGGAGTCCCCGTGCTCTACGGCCCCAAACATCAGAACTCGCAGGAGGCCGTGGAGCTCGCACGACGCGGCGGATCATTCGTCGTGACCACGGCCGAAGAATGCTACCTCGAGCTCCGAAGGCTCTTTAACGACAAGAAAGCGCGCGTGCGCGCCGGCGGCGAGTCACAGAAACTCGTGCAGGAGAATGTCGGGGCCACCCAACGGTTTATCGAATACATCGAAACCGCGCTGAAACACTAG